A part of Hydrogenobacter sp. T-8 genomic DNA contains:
- a CDS encoding Eco57I restriction-modification methylase domain-containing protein, with product MLQDLIDSFSPEVLVRFLEEKDEDFRFLREKYAPVENFTDIELLAQKELEDNNRFGVWAIKTQAELSERSGKKKQFELAKNILKNDFFDVGLFAFYDETGNFRLSLVYALYKGKKVELSSYKRYTYFVEKGKRYRTFEKALNTLSFESLEKIKESFSRKPLIKEFYREIQNWYAWALKDPQVFFPSGRKEEHLIRLITRLVFVWFLKEKNLVPSLIFEPESLKHIVKDFMKGTNYYNAILQNLFFATLNTPAKGRRFANNEDFLKNRQDFGVKNLYRYKELLEISEEEFIRLFERVPFINGGLFECLDEDKNYVDGFTRNEKYRARIPDYLFFSEERTQDLSDFYGERKRERVKGLINILKDYNFTTDESTPLDVEVSLDPELLGHIFENLLASYNPETQETARKLTGSYYTPIEIVDFMVESALLEYFKRKTNIDEKRLEELFSSERMPELTEEERRQIVESIDSIKVLDPAVGSGAFPMAVLHKLVRLLEKVDPDNSLWKEKQKEKVLKSAEEIFERESKEVREELLKELNENFDQALREPDYARKLYIIQNSIYGVDIQPIAIQITKLRFFLTLLIDQKIDPSKENLGIKPLPHLETNFVSANTLIKLQRPQHSLMPREFNDLRKELLELYKRHFSVRTRQEKKRIQEKAKEIREKIKEMLQRSGWSSELAKKIADFDIFDQLSEADWFDPEWMFGVEGFDIVIGNPPYVRQERLKETKELLRQNYPNIYESTADLYVYFIVRGYELLKEGGVLSYITSNKWMRARYGRKLRKYLRENTRIELLLDFAGHRVFESATVDTSIVILSKIKEKNPAIKVAVADRELKEGSLREFIRSKVFYLSQEKLSDDVYVLEEEEVLRLKEKIEKVGKPLKDWDVRIYFGIKTGFNEAFIIDSQRREEILANCRDEEERRRTEEIIKQCIKGRNIKRYIYEAEDKYMLVLYRNVNIEKLSSIKAHLEKYKSFLIKRAGNQKWYELQAPPSKEKLEFLLKDKIGYSDIGFKFCYVPSGIVGDNTTYFIIPEGNLSIYYLLGLLNSKVVSFYYTHFLGARLGGRTTRGFTEYMNFLPIPPITKENQAIAEQIEELVSQILQIKAQDPNADTQELERQIDQLVYQLYKLTPEEIELIERKLTHN from the coding sequence ATGCTTCAGGATCTTATAGACAGCTTTAGCCCAGAGGTTTTAGTAAGGTTTTTGGAAGAAAAGGACGAAGACTTTCGCTTCCTTAGAGAAAAATACGCACCTGTAGAAAACTTTACAGATATTGAGCTTTTGGCACAGAAGGAGCTTGAGGATAACAATAGGTTTGGTGTGTGGGCTATAAAAACCCAAGCTGAGCTTTCTGAAAGAAGTGGAAAGAAAAAACAATTTGAGCTTGCAAAAAACATACTCAAAAATGACTTTTTTGATGTTGGACTCTTTGCCTTCTATGACGAAACTGGAAACTTTAGACTCTCCCTTGTCTATGCACTATACAAGGGAAAAAAGGTAGAGCTTAGTAGCTATAAGCGTTATACCTACTTTGTGGAAAAGGGTAAAAGATACAGAACCTTTGAAAAGGCTTTGAATACTTTGAGTTTTGAAAGTCTTGAAAAGATAAAGGAAAGTTTCTCAAGAAAGCCTCTCATAAAGGAGTTCTACAGAGAAATTCAAAACTGGTATGCTTGGGCTTTGAAGGACCCTCAAGTATTCTTTCCTTCTGGAAGAAAGGAAGAGCATCTTATTAGGCTTATTACACGGCTTGTGTTTGTATGGTTTTTGAAGGAGAAAAACTTAGTTCCAAGCCTTATCTTTGAGCCTGAAAGTTTGAAACACATAGTGAAGGACTTTATGAAGGGCACTAATTACTACAACGCTATTTTGCAAAACCTATTTTTTGCTACTCTTAACACACCTGCTAAAGGTAGAAGGTTTGCTAACAACGAAGATTTTCTAAAAAACAGACAGGACTTTGGAGTAAAGAACCTATACAGGTATAAGGAGCTGTTGGAGATTTCCGAAGAGGAGTTTATAAGGCTTTTTGAGAGGGTGCCTTTTATCAATGGTGGGCTTTTTGAGTGTCTTGATGAGGATAAAAACTATGTGGATGGCTTTACGAGAAACGAAAAGTATAGGGCAAGAATTCCAGACTACCTTTTCTTTTCTGAAGAGAGAACTCAAGACCTTTCGGATTTTTATGGAGAGAGAAAGAGGGAAAGAGTTAAAGGTCTTATTAATATCCTAAAGGACTACAATTTCACCACAGATGAGAGTACTCCTTTGGATGTAGAAGTGTCTCTTGACCCAGAGCTACTGGGACACATTTTTGAGAACCTTCTTGCGAGCTACAATCCAGAGACACAGGAAACCGCAAGGAAACTAACAGGAAGCTACTACACACCTATAGAGATAGTGGACTTTATGGTGGAGAGTGCTTTGCTTGAATACTTTAAGAGGAAGACAAACATTGATGAGAAGAGGTTAGAGGAGCTTTTTAGTTCTGAGCGGATGCCTGAGCTTACAGAAGAAGAGAGAAGGCAAATAGTAGAGAGCATAGACAGTATAAAGGTTTTAGACCCTGCGGTAGGTTCTGGAGCATTTCCTATGGCAGTGCTTCATAAGCTTGTAAGACTTCTTGAGAAGGTAGACCCAGACAACAGCCTGTGGAAGGAAAAGCAAAAAGAAAAGGTTTTGAAGAGTGCAGAGGAAATCTTTGAGAGAGAAAGCAAGGAAGTAAGAGAGGAGCTATTGAAGGAGCTAAACGAGAACTTTGACCAAGCCTTAAGAGAGCCAGACTATGCAAGGAAGCTATACATAATCCAGAACTCCATATATGGCGTAGACATACAGCCCATAGCTATACAGATAACCAAGCTAAGGTTTTTCCTAACTTTGCTAATAGACCAGAAGATAGACCCCAGTAAGGAGAACCTTGGCATAAAACCCTTGCCACACCTTGAGACAAACTTTGTAAGTGCCAACACTCTGATAAAGCTACAAAGACCTCAACATAGCCTTATGCCGAGGGAATTTAATGACCTAAGGAAGGAGCTATTGGAGCTATACAAGAGACACTTTAGCGTAAGGACGAGGCAGGAGAAGAAGAGGATTCAAGAGAAAGCGAAGGAGATAAGGGAGAAGATAAAGGAGATGCTACAGAGGAGTGGTTGGAGCAGTGAACTTGCAAAGAAGATAGCGGACTTTGACATTTTTGACCAGCTTTCTGAAGCGGACTGGTTTGACCCAGAGTGGATGTTTGGAGTTGAAGGCTTTGATATTGTTATAGGAAACCCACCCTATGTAAGACAGGAGAGACTAAAGGAGACAAAGGAGCTATTAAGACAGAACTATCCAAACATATACGAGTCTACTGCGGACCTGTATGTATACTTTATAGTTAGGGGCTATGAGCTATTAAAGGAGGGGGGAGTATTGTCATACATAACGAGCAATAAATGGATGAGGGCAAGATACGGGAGGAAACTAAGGAAATATTTAAGGGAGAATACAAGGATAGAACTTTTGCTTGACTTTGCAGGGCATAGAGTATTTGAGAGTGCGACAGTAGACACGAGCATAGTCATACTTAGCAAGATAAAGGAGAAGAACCCTGCCATAAAGGTAGCTGTAGCGGACAGGGAGCTAAAGGAAGGTAGCTTAAGAGAGTTCATAAGGAGCAAAGTTTTTTATCTTTCACAGGAGAAGTTAAGCGATGATGTGTATGTGTTGGAAGAGGAAGAGGTTCTAAGGCTAAAGGAGAAGATAGAGAAGGTAGGGAAGCCATTGAAGGATTGGGATGTGAGGATATACTTTGGGATAAAGACAGGCTTTAATGAAGCCTTTATTATAGATAGTCAAAGGAGGGAGGAGATTTTGGCTAATTGTAGGGATGAGGAGGAGAGGAGGAGGACAGAAGAGATAATAAAGCAATGTATTAAAGGAAGAAATATAAAGCGATATATTTACGAGGCTGAAGATAAATACATGCTGGTGCTATACAGAAACGTAAATATTGAAAAACTCTCTTCTATCAAAGCACATTTAGAAAAATACAAATCTTTTCTAATCAAGAGGGCTGGAAATCAAAAATGGTATGAATTGCAAGCACCACCGAGTAAAGAGAAGCTTGAGTTTTTGCTAAAGGATAAAATAGGATATTCCGATATAGGTTTTAAGTTCTGTTATGTTCCAAGTGGTATCGTTGGTGATAACACAACCTATTTTATAATACCTGAGGGAAATCTTAGCATATACTACCTACTTGGACTTTTAAACTCAAAGGTGGTTAGTTTTTACTATACACACTTCTTAGGTGCACGTTTGGGTGGACGGACGACGAGAGGATTTACTGAATATATGAACTTTCTTCCCATTCCACCCATTACAAAAGAAAACCAAGCCATAGCGGAGCAAATAGAAGAGCTTGTAAGTCAGATATTGCAAATAAAAGCCCAAGACCCAAATGCGGACACCCAAGAGCTTGAAAGACAAATAGACCAACTGGTTTATCAACTATACAAACTAACTCCGGAGGAAATAGAGCTCATAGAAAGAAAACTCACACACAACTAA